Proteins encoded in a region of the Roseateles sp. SL47 genome:
- a CDS encoding flagellar basal body-associated FliL family protein: MATAAAGNEVAAKGGGKKKLIIIIAIVLVLVLAGVGALLMMKKKAAAAAEEEGGAAEETHAPAAHAKPGTPPTFVPLDPFTVNLADKEVDRFAQVGITLEVADPKFADQLKAYMPAIRNNVLLVLSHKTSAELLTVEGKEKLAREIRREAVRPMGIELDDEEEEDSDAPKKKKRKKRQVESPVTQVLFSTFIVQ, from the coding sequence ATGGCCACTGCTGCCGCAGGGAATGAGGTCGCCGCCAAGGGCGGCGGCAAGAAAAAGCTGATCATCATCATCGCCATCGTGCTGGTGCTGGTGCTGGCTGGCGTGGGCGCCCTGCTGATGATGAAAAAGAAGGCGGCGGCCGCCGCTGAAGAGGAAGGCGGCGCAGCGGAGGAAACCCATGCGCCGGCCGCCCATGCGAAGCCGGGCACCCCTCCCACCTTCGTGCCCCTGGACCCCTTCACCGTCAACCTGGCGGACAAGGAAGTCGACCGTTTTGCCCAGGTGGGCATCACCCTGGAAGTGGCCGACCCCAAGTTTGCCGACCAGCTCAAGGCCTACATGCCGGCCATTCGCAACAACGTGCTGCTCGTGCTCTCGCACAAGACATCGGCAGAGCTGCTGACGGTGGAAGGCAAGGAAAAACTGGCGCGCGAAATCCGCCGCGAAGCCGTGCGCCCCATGGGCATTGAACTGGATGACGAGGAAGAGGAAGACAGCGACGCGCCCAAGAAAAAGAAGCGCAAGAAGCGTCAGGTGGAAAGCCCTGTGACCCAGGTGCTCTTCTCCACCTTCATCGTGCAGTAA
- the fliM gene encoding flagellar motor switch protein FliM, giving the protein MNQQILSQDEVDALLQGITGESQKLEAEEVQSGGIREYNLASQERIVRGRMPTMEIINERFARNIRIGLFNFIRKSPEVAIGGIKVQKYSAFLREIVVPTNFNIVSVKPLRGSGLIVCDPTLVFAVIDSLFGGIGKFHTRIEGRDFSATEQRVILRLVEVITQEYQKAWKGIYPLELEYQRSEMQPQFANIATPSEIIVSTSFTLEIGETSGTVYFCIPYSTLEPIRDVLYSTTQGDSSEPDRRWVNLLKHQIQSAEVELVAELAKAPATVEQLLAFKPGDFIELDLEQIIQAKVDGVPVFDCHYGTSNGKYSIKIEKLLTGPDAGWLGARNG; this is encoded by the coding sequence ATGAACCAGCAAATCCTGTCTCAGGACGAAGTCGATGCCCTGCTGCAGGGCATCACCGGCGAAAGCCAGAAGCTTGAGGCCGAAGAGGTCCAGAGCGGTGGCATTCGTGAATACAACCTGGCCAGCCAGGAGCGCATTGTCCGTGGGCGCATGCCCACGATGGAAATCATCAACGAGCGCTTTGCACGCAACATCCGCATCGGCCTGTTCAACTTCATCCGCAAGAGCCCGGAAGTCGCCATCGGGGGCATCAAGGTGCAGAAGTACAGCGCCTTCCTGCGCGAGATCGTGGTGCCGACCAACTTCAACATCGTGTCGGTGAAGCCACTGCGGGGCTCGGGCCTGATCGTCTGCGACCCGACCCTGGTGTTTGCGGTCATCGACTCGCTCTTTGGCGGCATCGGCAAGTTCCACACCCGCATCGAGGGCCGGGACTTTTCCGCCACCGAGCAGCGGGTCATTCTGCGGCTGGTGGAAGTCATCACCCAGGAATATCAAAAGGCCTGGAAAGGCATCTATCCGCTGGAGCTGGAATACCAGCGCTCGGAGATGCAGCCTCAGTTTGCCAACATCGCCACGCCCAGCGAAATCATCGTCTCCACCAGCTTCACGCTGGAAATCGGTGAAACCAGCGGCACGGTGTACTTCTGCATCCCCTACTCCACGCTGGAGCCGATCCGGGACGTGCTCTACAGCACCACGCAGGGCGATTCCAGTGAACCGGACCGCCGCTGGGTGAACCTGCTCAAGCATCAGATCCAGTCGGCCGAGGTGGAACTGGTGGCCGAACTGGCCAAGGCCCCGGCCACGGTGGAACAGTTGCTGGCCTTCAAGCCCGGTGACTTCATTGAACTGGACCTGGAACAGATCATCCAGGCCAAGGTGGACGGGGTGCCGGTGTTTGACTGCCACTACGGCACTTCCAACGGCAAATACTCGATCAAGATTGAAAAACTGCTGACCGGCCCGGACGCCGGCTGGCTGGGAGCCCGCAATGGCTGA
- the fliN gene encoding flagellar motor switch protein FliN, which translates to MADTPDSMDEQDAMAAEWAAALAEAGGGGGSAQAVEEVQSVAEQVAPATFTNFSPTPGNMPGSDINMILDIPVQLTVELGRTRIPIKNILQLAQGSVVELDALAGEPMDVLVNGYLIAQGEVVVVNDKFGIRLTDIVTPSERMRRLSKA; encoded by the coding sequence ATGGCTGACACTCCGGACTCGATGGACGAACAGGACGCAATGGCCGCCGAATGGGCGGCGGCGCTGGCCGAAGCTGGCGGTGGGGGCGGCAGCGCCCAGGCGGTGGAAGAAGTGCAGTCGGTGGCGGAACAGGTGGCACCGGCCACCTTCACCAACTTCAGCCCCACCCCGGGCAACATGCCGGGCAGCGACATCAACATGATCCTGGACATTCCCGTCCAGCTGACCGTGGAACTGGGCCGCACCCGCATCCCCATCAAGAACATCCTCCAACTGGCCCAGGGCTCGGTGGTGGAACTGGACGCGCTGGCCGGGGAGCCGATGGACGTGCTGGTCAACGGCTACCTGATTGCGCAGGGCGAAGTGGTGGTGGTGAATGACAAGTTCGGTATCCGCCTCACCGACATCGTCACGCCGTCCGAACGCATGCGCCGGCTCAGCAAGGCCTGA
- a CDS encoding FliO/MopB family protein — MNTSLAPLLWFLAILALIPVVLWLLKRTPLGGGALGGHLRTVAQLVIAPSQRIVIVEVGQDTDRQWLVLGITGQQIRTLHVMPPQPDVGMALQSAQPSFAQMLKRSLGGRHVDGPSA; from the coding sequence ATGAACACCTCCCTGGCTCCCCTGCTCTGGTTCCTCGCCATCCTGGCGCTCATTCCAGTGGTGCTGTGGCTGCTCAAGCGCACGCCGTTGGGCGGAGGCGCCCTGGGAGGGCATCTGCGCACGGTGGCCCAGCTGGTGATTGCCCCCAGCCAGCGCATCGTCATTGTGGAGGTCGGCCAGGACACAGATCGTCAATGGCTGGTGCTGGGCATTACCGGCCAGCAGATTCGCACCTTGCATGTGATGCCGCCGCAACCGGATGTCGGCATGGCCTTGCAGTCGGCGCAGCCCAGCTTTGCCCAGATGCTCAAGCGCAGCCTGGGCGGCAGGCATGTTGATGGCCCATCTGCCTGA
- the fliP gene encoding flagellar type III secretion system pore protein FliP (The bacterial flagellar biogenesis protein FliP forms a type III secretion system (T3SS)-type pore required for flagellar assembly.), with translation MAVSALIATVLGSLSMAAYAQQTGGSPASVPLIISQGAGGNSYSVPIQTLLFFTALGFLPAVLLMMTGFTRIVIVLSLMRQALGTQAAPPNQVIVGLSLFLTFFVMSPTLDRVYADAYQPYSTGQIGFEVALERAQVPMRAFMLKQTRQSDVALFSRLAKLEANTTPENVPFRVLVPAFVTSELKSAFQIAFLIFIPFLVIDMIVSSVLMSLGMMMLSPVLVSLPFKLMLFVLADGWNLLLGSLAASFAQ, from the coding sequence ATGGCCGTCTCCGCGCTAATTGCCACGGTGCTGGGCAGCTTGAGCATGGCGGCCTATGCCCAGCAGACGGGCGGATCTCCGGCGTCCGTGCCGCTGATCATCAGCCAGGGCGCCGGTGGCAACAGCTATTCGGTCCCCATCCAGACGCTGCTGTTCTTCACCGCACTGGGCTTCCTGCCGGCCGTGCTGCTGATGATGACAGGCTTCACCCGCATCGTCATCGTGCTGTCGCTGATGCGGCAGGCCCTGGGCACACAGGCGGCGCCGCCCAACCAGGTGATTGTCGGGCTCTCGCTGTTTCTAACGTTTTTCGTCATGAGCCCCACGCTGGACCGCGTCTATGCCGACGCCTACCAGCCCTATTCCACCGGCCAGATCGGTTTCGAAGTGGCGCTGGAGCGGGCGCAGGTGCCGATGCGGGCCTTCATGCTCAAGCAGACCCGCCAGTCCGACGTGGCGCTGTTTTCCCGGCTGGCCAAGCTGGAGGCCAACACCACACCGGAGAACGTGCCCTTCCGCGTGCTGGTGCCGGCGTTTGTCACGAGCGAGTTGAAGTCCGCGTTCCAGATCGCCTTCCTCATCTTCATTCCCTTCCTGGTCATCGACATGATCGTGTCGAGTGTGTTGATGAGCCTGGGCATGATGATGTTGTCGCCGGTGCTGGTGTCCTTGCCTTTCAAGCTGATGCTGTTCGTGCTGGCGGACGGCTGGAACCTGTTGCTGGGGTCGCTGGCGGCGTCCTTCGCCCAGTAG
- the fliQ gene encoding flagellar biosynthesis protein FliQ, translating into MDAQQVFTIGQQGLYVLLLVAAPLLLTVLAVGVLVSVFQAATQINESTLSFVPKILAAVLVLAVAGPWMITTLVEYIQRTLQSIPQALG; encoded by the coding sequence ATGGACGCTCAACAAGTCTTCACCATCGGCCAGCAAGGCCTGTATGTGCTGCTGCTGGTCGCGGCCCCACTGCTGCTGACCGTGCTGGCGGTCGGGGTGCTGGTGTCGGTGTTCCAGGCGGCCACCCAGATCAACGAATCCACGCTGTCGTTTGTGCCCAAGATCCTGGCGGCGGTGCTGGTGCTGGCCGTGGCCGGGCCGTGGATGATCACCACCCTGGTGGAATACATCCAGCGCACGCTGCAAAGCATTCCGCAGGCGCTGGGCTGA
- the fliR gene encoding flagellar biosynthetic protein FliR — protein sequence MLTFSEAQVLAWINPILWPFIRTLALFAGMPVFSQRAVPQRVKIGLALFIAVAAQPSLPAMPVVPLDSLPQLLVMVAQQLLIGLSMGFAVRLVFASLEFAGELIGLQMGLNFAGFFDPATGSQGTASSRFLGSMVAFLFIAINGHLMLIQALVESFQAFPVGEEPFRFLRVAQPQVWGAEVFRMGLWIALPLVTMLLFVNLVLGIISRVAPQLNVFSVGFPLTVSIGLVGLVATLPLMHQPFMIALERLLAAFT from the coding sequence ATGCTGACCTTCAGTGAAGCGCAGGTCCTGGCCTGGATCAACCCGATCCTGTGGCCCTTCATCCGCACACTCGCGCTGTTTGCCGGCATGCCGGTGTTCAGCCAGCGGGCCGTCCCGCAACGGGTGAAGATCGGCCTGGCGCTGTTCATTGCCGTGGCCGCCCAGCCGTCGCTGCCGGCCATGCCGGTGGTACCGCTCGACTCCCTGCCGCAATTGCTGGTGATGGTGGCGCAGCAGTTGTTGATCGGCTTGTCCATGGGCTTTGCGGTGCGGCTGGTGTTTGCCTCGCTGGAGTTTGCCGGTGAACTGATCGGTTTGCAGATGGGGTTGAACTTTGCGGGCTTCTTCGATCCGGCGACCGGCTCCCAGGGCACCGCGTCCTCGCGATTCCTGGGGTCGATGGTGGCCTTTCTGTTCATTGCCATCAATGGCCACCTGATGCTCATCCAGGCGCTGGTGGAGAGCTTCCAGGCGTTCCCGGTGGGCGAAGAGCCGTTCCGTTTCCTGCGGGTGGCGCAGCCGCAGGTGTGGGGTGCGGAGGTGTTCCGGATGGGGCTGTGGATTGCGCTCCCCCTGGTCACCATGCTGCTCTTTGTCAATCTGGTGCTAGGCATCATTTCCCGGGTGGCTCCGCAGCTGAACGTGTTTTCGGTGGGCTTCCCGCTGACCGTCAGCATCGGGCTGGTGGGGCTGGTGGCCACGCTGCCGTTGATGCATCAGCCCTTCATGATTGCGCTGGAGCGGCTGCTCGCGGCTTTCACTTGA
- a CDS encoding ABC transporter permease: MKFLKRFGLVVFLILALMGWVVLPWAGALALAVLMALWLMLTRRGGQARSVARVGISTLPQRLGSSAVIVVGIAGVVGVLVALLAMAEGYAETLKRSGSADTAIVLRGASAAEVASQLSRQDIIQISQAPGVARSDKGEPLVSAETVVAANLPVKGGGKDEESSVQFRGVGDDAFLVRPQVHLIEGRRFQPGLRELMVGRGAARQFDGLVVGKEVRLGNQVWTVAGVFATGDALESELWADATVLADAFRRGSSRNSVTVRLTGPEAMTAFKEGLAANPQLKVDATTTLDFFAKQSEGTTKMLRIIGTVVGAIMAVGAVFGALNTMFAAVATRAREIATLRAIGFPGLPVVVAVMLETMLLAALGGLIGGVVAFVLFNGHSASTLAAGSVGKLSFELKVSGQLLWEGLKWALAIGFIGGLFPAVRAASVPVTTALREL; this comes from the coding sequence ATGAAATTCCTGAAACGATTCGGATTGGTGGTCTTCCTGATCCTGGCGCTCATGGGATGGGTGGTCCTGCCATGGGCCGGGGCACTGGCCCTGGCGGTGCTGATGGCCCTGTGGCTGATGCTGACCCGCCGTGGCGGGCAGGCACGCTCGGTGGCCAGGGTGGGCATCAGCACCTTGCCGCAGCGGCTCGGCTCGTCGGCGGTGATCGTCGTGGGCATCGCCGGAGTTGTGGGGGTGCTGGTGGCGCTGCTGGCCATGGCGGAGGGCTATGCGGAGACCCTGAAGCGCTCGGGCAGTGCAGACACGGCCATCGTGCTGCGTGGCGCCTCGGCGGCCGAAGTGGCCTCCCAACTGAGCCGCCAGGACATCATTCAGATCAGCCAGGCGCCCGGGGTGGCTCGCAGCGACAAGGGCGAGCCCCTGGTGTCCGCCGAAACGGTGGTGGCAGCCAACCTGCCGGTGAAGGGCGGAGGCAAGGATGAGGAAAGCAGTGTCCAGTTTCGGGGCGTGGGGGACGACGCTTTTCTGGTGCGGCCTCAGGTCCACCTGATCGAAGGGCGTCGCTTCCAGCCCGGTTTGCGGGAATTGATGGTGGGCAGGGGCGCCGCACGCCAATTCGACGGGCTGGTGGTGGGCAAGGAGGTCCGGCTGGGTAACCAGGTCTGGACGGTGGCGGGTGTGTTTGCCACCGGGGATGCGCTGGAATCGGAGTTGTGGGCCGATGCCACGGTGTTGGCGGATGCCTTCCGCCGGGGCAGCAGTCGCAATTCGGTGACGGTCCGGCTCACGGGCCCGGAGGCCATGACGGCGTTCAAGGAGGGCCTCGCGGCCAACCCGCAGCTGAAGGTGGATGCCACCACGACGCTGGACTTCTTCGCCAAACAATCGGAAGGCACCACCAAGATGTTGCGCATCATCGGGACGGTGGTGGGGGCCATCATGGCGGTGGGGGCGGTTTTTGGCGCGCTCAACACCATGTTTGCCGCCGTGGCGACACGGGCCCGGGAAATTGCCACGCTGCGGGCCATCGGCTTCCCGGGGCTGCCGGTGGTGGTGGCGGTGATGCTGGAGACCATGCTGCTGGCAGCGCTGGGCGGGTTGATCGGCGGTGTGGTGGCGTTTGTGCTGTTCAACGGTCACTCCGCCTCCACCTTGGCGGCGGGCTCGGTGGGCAAGCTGAGCTTCGAGCTGAAGGTGTCCGGTCAGTTGTTGTGGGAAGGGCTGAAATGGGCGCTGGCGATCGGCTTCATCGGCGGACTTTTCCCTGCCGTGCGGGCAGCGAGCGTGCCGGTGACAACGGCGCTGCGCGAGCTCTGA
- a CDS encoding ABC transporter permease: MKYLHLIWAALFRRKLRTFLTLVSIITAFLLFGLLDAVRTSFDQAGQSANGASRLQSGARLSFIQTLPMALGARIAQVDGVKAVTYANWFGGAYQDPHNAVFSFAVAPNYVDMYPEMRVSEDARKAFANTRTGALVGERLAKRFNWKVGDRIPLQSTIYADRSGNKNWEFEIVGLIQPTDKKTGGWYDQIFLLNWKYFDDTTPINQGTVGWYVSRVVDVNRADQVAKAIDALSANSDHETRTQTEQAAMSNWVKQLADIGLIVTSIMGAVFFTLLLLAGNTMMQAVRERTNEIAVLKTIGFSGRSVMAMVLAESMLLLLMGGVIGLALASVIGPAVSAGSGGTLRLPAAGLGSWAIGVGLAVVFGGIVGALPAWNAMRLNIVDALR, translated from the coding sequence ATGAAATATCTGCATCTCATCTGGGCGGCGCTCTTCCGGCGCAAGCTTCGGACCTTCCTGACACTGGTGTCCATCATCACGGCCTTCCTGCTGTTCGGGCTGCTGGATGCCGTACGGACGTCCTTTGACCAGGCCGGGCAAAGCGCCAATGGTGCGTCGCGCTTGCAATCGGGGGCGCGCTTGTCCTTTATCCAGACGCTGCCCATGGCCCTGGGAGCGAGGATTGCGCAGGTGGACGGCGTCAAGGCCGTGACCTATGCCAACTGGTTTGGTGGTGCTTATCAGGACCCGCATAACGCGGTGTTCAGCTTTGCCGTGGCACCGAACTATGTGGACATGTATCCCGAAATGCGGGTGAGTGAGGACGCTCGCAAGGCGTTCGCCAACACCCGCACCGGGGCGCTGGTGGGGGAGCGTCTGGCCAAGCGGTTCAACTGGAAGGTGGGGGACCGCATTCCCTTGCAGTCCACCATCTATGCGGATCGCAGTGGCAACAAGAACTGGGAGTTCGAGATCGTCGGATTGATCCAGCCGACCGATAAAAAGACAGGCGGCTGGTACGACCAGATCTTTCTGCTGAACTGGAAGTACTTCGACGACACCACGCCGATCAATCAGGGGACGGTGGGTTGGTATGTCTCGCGTGTGGTTGATGTAAACCGGGCGGACCAGGTGGCCAAGGCCATCGATGCGCTGTCGGCCAATTCCGACCATGAAACCCGTACCCAGACGGAGCAGGCAGCGATGTCGAACTGGGTGAAACAGTTGGCGGACATCGGGCTGATCGTCACATCCATCATGGGCGCGGTGTTCTTCACCTTGCTGCTGCTGGCGGGCAACACCATGATGCAAGCGGTGCGCGAGCGGACCAACGAGATTGCGGTGCTCAAGACCATCGGTTTCTCGGGCCGTAGCGTGATGGCGATGGTGCTGGCCGAATCGATGCTCCTGCTGCTGATGGGCGGGGTGATCGGCCTGGCGCTGGCCAGTGTGATCGGGCCCGCAGTGAGTGCCGGCAGTGGCGGGACCTTGCGTCTGCCGGCTGCGGGGCTGGGCAGTTGGGCCATCGGCGTGGGCCTGGCGGTGGTGTTCGGGGGCATCGTGGGCGCCTTGCCGGCGTGGAACGCGATGCGGCTGAACATTGTGGACGCACTGAGGTGA
- a CDS encoding ABC transporter ATP-binding protein → MSTLIDIRDLSKVYVRGKQQVEVLHRIDLKVNQGDFLALMGPSGSGKTTLLNLIGGLDRPTSGTITVGGERIDQLSSAALSRWRAARVGFVFQFYNLMPMLSAQRNVELPLLLTKLSAAERRKRASIALALVGLSDRATHKPTELSGGQQQRVSIARAIVSDPTLLVCDEPTGDLDRQSAEDVLSLLQALNRDQGKTIVMVTHDPRAAERAGQVLHLDKGSLVEQLAT, encoded by the coding sequence GTGAGCACACTGATCGACATCCGTGACCTGTCCAAGGTGTATGTCCGAGGCAAGCAGCAGGTGGAAGTCCTCCACCGCATCGACCTCAAGGTCAACCAGGGTGATTTCCTGGCCCTGATGGGGCCGTCGGGGTCTGGCAAGACCACCTTGCTGAACCTGATCGGGGGCCTGGACCGGCCGACCTCCGGCACGATCACCGTCGGCGGCGAGCGCATTGACCAGCTGAGTTCGGCGGCCCTGTCGCGCTGGCGGGCGGCGCGGGTGGGATTCGTGTTCCAGTTCTACAACCTGATGCCGATGCTGTCGGCCCAGCGCAATGTGGAGCTGCCGCTGCTGCTGACCAAGTTGTCGGCGGCTGAACGCCGCAAACGGGCCTCGATTGCACTGGCCCTGGTAGGCTTGTCCGACCGGGCCACCCACAAGCCCACCGAGTTGTCGGGCGGGCAGCAGCAGCGGGTGTCGATTGCGCGGGCGATTGTGTCGGACCCGACGCTGCTGGTCTGCGACGAACCGACGGGCGACCTGGACCGTCAGTCCGCCGAGGATGTGCTGAGCCTGCTGCAGGCCCTGAACCGTGACCAGGGCAAGACCATCGTGATGGTGACCCATGATCCGCGGGCGGCGGAACGTGCAGGCCAGGTGCTGCATCTGGACAAGGGCAGCCTTGTGGAACAGCTGGCCACCTGA
- a CDS encoding efflux RND transporter periplasmic adaptor subunit, whose amino-acid sequence MLKELRIEGAQREELRSGLPAWAWITAGVLLVLALLAGGGWWWWRSAQVPEVQTAAVQARSGATGNAVLQATGYVTARRAATVSTQITGTLTEVLFEEGDRVQKGQVLARLEDHALRAALDMARASVKSAQANIEAVRAQWLQAQADLRRQDELAASGMTTRQSAEQARTAVNSYAAQLEARRREAEASMAQAAQAQVNFDYTVVRAPFSGVITAKAAQVGEIVSPLSAGGGFTRTGVGTIVDMDSLEVDVDVNEAYIGQVKADMPAEAVLDAYPDWRIPSHVIAVVPAADRGKATVKVRVALEQKDQRLVPDMGVRVSFLAGRAEAPTVPPPGVLVPRAAVVTRSEAPAAFVVTGTRAELRRLRTGTPVGDQAVVLEGLKAGETVVLNPPDTLNSGDALHVVPAAR is encoded by the coding sequence TTGTTGAAAGAGTTGCGCATCGAGGGCGCGCAGCGTGAGGAACTCCGTTCCGGGCTGCCGGCCTGGGCCTGGATCACCGCTGGGGTGCTGCTGGTGCTGGCGCTGCTGGCCGGCGGCGGCTGGTGGTGGTGGCGAAGTGCCCAGGTGCCCGAGGTGCAGACGGCGGCCGTGCAGGCACGCTCCGGCGCGACCGGCAACGCGGTGCTGCAGGCCACCGGATATGTCACCGCCCGGCGGGCCGCGACGGTCTCCACCCAGATCACCGGCACGCTCACCGAGGTGCTGTTTGAAGAGGGGGACCGGGTGCAGAAGGGCCAGGTGCTGGCGCGGCTGGAGGACCATGCCCTGCGAGCGGCCCTGGACATGGCACGGGCTTCGGTGAAAAGTGCGCAGGCCAATATCGAGGCGGTCCGTGCGCAGTGGCTGCAGGCCCAGGCGGACCTGCGCCGCCAGGACGAACTGGCCGCCAGCGGCATGACCACCCGGCAGTCGGCAGAACAGGCACGCACCGCAGTCAACAGCTATGCCGCCCAGTTGGAAGCCCGGCGCCGGGAGGCAGAGGCGTCCATGGCTCAGGCGGCCCAGGCGCAGGTCAATTTCGACTACACCGTCGTGCGGGCGCCGTTTTCCGGCGTCATCACGGCCAAGGCGGCCCAGGTCGGTGAAATCGTGTCGCCGCTATCGGCCGGGGGCGGTTTCACCCGCACCGGCGTCGGCACCATCGTCGACATGGACTCGCTGGAGGTCGACGTCGATGTGAATGAGGCCTACATCGGTCAGGTCAAGGCGGACATGCCGGCTGAGGCGGTCCTGGACGCCTATCCGGACTGGCGCATTCCCTCACATGTGATTGCCGTGGTGCCGGCCGCCGACCGGGGCAAGGCCACGGTGAAGGTGCGGGTGGCCCTGGAGCAGAAGGACCAGCGGCTGGTACCGGACATGGGCGTGCGGGTGTCCTTCCTGGCGGGACGGGCCGAAGCGCCGACTGTTCCGCCACCGGGTGTGCTGGTGCCGCGTGCTGCGGTGGTGACCCGCAGCGAGGCGCCTGCGGCCTTTGTGGTCACCGGCACACGCGCCGAGCTGCGGCGCTTGCGCACCGGGACCCCGGTGGGCGACCAGGCCGTCGTGCTGGAGGGCCTGAAGGCGGGCGAGACGGTGGTGCTGAATCCTCCGGACACCCTGAACAGCGGCGATGCATTGCACGTGGTGCCAGCCGCGCGCTGA
- a CDS encoding response regulator transcription factor codes for MIKVILCDDHALIRRGIRDTLADAPDIEVIGEAGDYGELRSLMRELPADKPCDVLVLDINMPGRSGLDVLHVLKDEGTTTRVLIVSMYPEDQYAIRALRAGAFGYVNKGGDPQLLVQAVRTVAQGRKYVTPEIAQMLVESLTAPAPEQAHQKLSDRELQTLVMIASGKRLSDIAEELMLSPKTVSVYRARVLEKLGLSNNSELTVYAIRNGLVES; via the coding sequence ATGATCAAAGTCATTCTGTGCGACGACCATGCGCTGATCCGCCGGGGCATCCGCGACACGCTGGCGGATGCGCCGGACATCGAGGTGATCGGCGAAGCCGGCGACTACGGCGAACTGCGCAGCCTGATGCGTGAACTGCCGGCGGACAAGCCCTGTGATGTGCTGGTGCTGGACATCAACATGCCGGGCCGCAGTGGCCTGGATGTGCTGCATGTACTCAAGGACGAGGGCACCACGACCCGGGTGCTCATCGTTTCCATGTATCCGGAAGATCAATACGCCATCCGCGCGTTGCGTGCTGGCGCCTTTGGATATGTCAACAAGGGCGGCGACCCCCAATTGCTGGTGCAGGCGGTGCGCACGGTGGCTCAGGGCCGCAAGTACGTCACCCCGGAAATCGCCCAGATGCTGGTCGAGAGCCTGACCGCGCCTGCGCCCGAACAGGCACATCAGAAATTGTCCGATCGCGAACTGCAGACCCTGGTGATGATTGCCTCAGGGAAGCGGCTGTCGGATATTGCGGAAGAGTTGATGCTCAGCCCCAAGACGGTCAGCGTGTACCGTGCACGGGTCCTGGAGAAGCTGGGCCTGTCCAACAATTCGGAACTGACGGTGTACGCCATACGGAACGGGTTGGTCGAGAGCTGA
- a CDS encoding histidine kinase: MPALPLGERRLRLLHIEDSDLDHQLILAQLRRAGLSFEISRLDSLSSVEAALGQGWDAIISDYNLPGFSGLVVLDLIKQRQLVLPFILVSGEIGEDTAVAAMRNGASDYLLKNNLARLAPALLHAIESCEAQRARQESDRELIKSKQQLHELAGHLQTSVEMERAAIAREIHDDVGGSLTALKFDLAWIARHSDDAAVQQRVHSALETVSSAIESSQRIMHNLRPAILEQGLLAAVQWLAARFERRTGIPTAVRSGEDMQPLPPGVPLVAYRTAQEALTNVSKHANAARVELELSMGGGVLTLEVKDNGQGLAPGDLGKARSFGIRGLRERAATVGGWVDLSSGVHGTSLILSVPLRGVVHPFDDDFTDEDGPGASGASSQSEHDPSTWGQL; this comes from the coding sequence ATGCCTGCTTTGCCTCTGGGCGAACGCCGCCTGCGTTTGCTGCATATCGAAGACTCCGACCTGGACCACCAACTCATCCTGGCCCAGTTGCGACGGGCCGGCTTGTCCTTCGAGATCAGCCGGCTCGACAGCTTGTCGAGCGTAGAAGCCGCCCTGGGTCAAGGGTGGGATGCCATCATTTCCGACTACAACCTGCCCGGGTTTTCGGGCTTGGTGGTCCTGGACCTGATCAAACAGCGCCAACTGGTGCTGCCTTTCATCCTCGTGTCCGGTGAAATCGGCGAGGACACGGCGGTCGCGGCCATGCGCAATGGGGCCTCGGACTATTTGCTCAAGAACAACCTGGCCCGGTTGGCGCCGGCCTTGCTGCATGCCATCGAATCCTGCGAGGCCCAGCGGGCACGGCAGGAATCCGACCGCGAGCTGATCAAATCCAAGCAGCAGCTTCATGAACTGGCCGGCCATCTGCAGACCAGTGTCGAAATGGAGCGGGCGGCGATTGCCCGCGAAATCCATGACGATGTGGGCGGATCGCTGACCGCCCTGAAATTCGACCTGGCCTGGATTGCCCGTCATAGTGATGATGCGGCCGTACAACAGCGGGTGCATTCCGCCCTGGAAACGGTCAGCAGCGCCATCGAATCCAGCCAGCGGATCATGCACAACCTGCGGCCGGCCATCCTGGAACAGGGGTTGCTGGCCGCCGTTCAGTGGCTGGCTGCCCGTTTTGAGCGGCGCACCGGCATTCCCACCGCCGTGCGCAGCGGTGAAGACATGCAGCCCCTGCCGCCCGGTGTCCCGCTGGTGGCCTATCGGACGGCGCAGGAGGCCCTCACCAATGTGTCCAAGCATGCCAATGCGGCCCGGGTGGAACTGGAGCTGAGCATGGGCGGCGGCGTGCTCACGCTGGAGGTCAAGGACAACGGCCAGGGTCTCGCCCCCGGGGATCTCGGCAAAGCCCGCAGCTTCGGCATCCGGGGCCTGCGCGAGCGTGCCGCCACCGTGGGCGGCTGGGTGGACCTGAGTTCCGGGGTGCATGGGACCAGCCTCATCCTGTCGGTGCCGCTGCGAGGCGTGGTGCATCCTTTTGACGACGATTTCACAGATGAGGACGGCCCAGGCGCGTCCGGTGCCAGCTCCCAGTCGGAGCATGACCCGTCCACCTGGGGCCAACTATGA